Proteins encoded together in one Quercus lobata isolate SW786 chromosome 3, ValleyOak3.0 Primary Assembly, whole genome shotgun sequence window:
- the LOC115978625 gene encoding histone-lysine N-methyltransferase, H3 lysine-9 specific SUVH5-like — translation MPSFWDFSLGCGKPVSTSSKIDAIQNLPRELTANVPHIDRCKIKDRNLTVKTLGSAAHSKKFNFPQSSQTSSGKYSPRSLREHFSPGCGKPIFTSSKIGVFNGKSSEEYKQLISDGNCGRDAKKIHRNKEQEDVWSPKQSAFSEDSKANKSREQVEEVLKLHRKSFAAQQREQMAKAGKRNCTTGRKVAMKLEMEGKCVNKSKRIGPVPGVEIGDVFYSAAEMNVIGLHHQFQSGIDFLKGLDGKLYATSILDSGRYDNVMKSVDSFTYTGQGGNPGVGCTVPKDQKLTRGNLALKNSLEAGKPVRVIRGFKQSSESLYIYCGLYLVKDYWQKRGKFGKLVFRFSFERILGQPKLTLEELSKLRKSKAQKNISCVNDISQGKKKIPSRAVNANISCVNDISQGKEKLPIRVVNAEDDERPPFFHYIANIIYPKFYKLFTPIGCDCIDGCLDSNKCFCAMRNGGEISYDSKGRIVKKKSLVYECGPSCKCSSSCMNRVSQLDGRFKLEIFKTELKGWGVRTLSYIPSGSFICEYIGEILHDEEAKRRINRDNYQNGIPWRSQSISVDGDYIIDATQSGNVGRFINHSSSPNLFAQNVLYDHDDKRFPHIMLFASKDIPASRELTYDHHKERKTCERIN, via the coding sequence ATGCCTTCATTCTGGGATTTTAGTCTTGGTTGTGGAAAACCAGTTTCTACATCTTCTAAAATTGATGCTATTCAAAACCTGCCAAGAGAGTTAACAGCCAATGTGCCTCATATTGATCGATGTAAAATTAAAGATCGTAATTTGACTGTAAAGACACTTGGAAGTGCTGCCCACTCAAAGAAGTTTAATTTTCCTCAGTCGTCCCAAACTTCCTCAGGAAAGTATTCACCAAGAAGTTTGAGAGAACATTTTAGTCCTGGTTGTGGAAAACCAATTTTTACTTCTTCTAAAATTGGTGTCTTCAATGGAAAGTCTAGTGAAGAATACAAACAATTAATATCTGATGGTAATTGTGGTCGAGATGCTAAAAAAATCCACAGGAATAAAGAACAAGAGGATGTTTGGAGTCCTAAACAGAGTGCTTTCTCCGAGGATTCCAAAGCTAACAAAAGTCGCGAACAAGTGGAGGAGGTTTTGAAGCTGCATAGAAAATCATTTGCGGCTCAACAGAGAGAACAGATGGCGAAGGCAGGAAAAAGAAACTGTACAACTGGGAGAAAAGTAGCAATGAAGCTTGAGATGGAAGGCAAATGCGTTAACAAGAGCAAACGAATAGGACCCGTTCCCGGAGTTGAAATTGGTGATGTGTTTTATTCTGCAGCTGAAATGAATGTCATTGGTCTTCATCATCAGTTTCAAAGTGGTATCGATTTCTTGAAGGGTTTGGATGGAAAATTATATGCCACAAGCATTCTTGATTCCGGTCGATATGACAATGTCATGAAATCCGTTGATTCCTTCACTTATACAGGTCAAGGTGGAAATCCAGGGGTTGGATGTACGGTACCAAAAGATCAGAAACTCACACGTGGAAATCTTGCTTTGAAGAATAGTTTAGAAGCTGGAAAACCTGTAAGGGTAATTCGTGGTTTCAAACAGTCTTCAGAATCTTTATACATCTACTGTGGCTTGTACCTCGTGAAGGATTATTGGCAAAAAAGAGGGAAATTTGGTAAGCTTGTCTTCAGGTTTTCCTTCGAAAGGATTCTAGGACAACCAAAGCTTACCTTGGAAGAATTGAGCAAATTGAGAAAGTCTAAAGCTCAGAAGAATATTTCTTGCGTGAATGATATTTCACagggaaaaaagaagattcCCTCTCGTGCAGTGAATGCAAATATTTCTTGTGTGAATGATATTTCACAAGGAAAAGAGAAGCTTCCCATTCGTGTAGTGAATGCAGAAGATGATGAGAGACCTCCATTTTTCCATTACATAGCCAATATTATTTATCCAAAGTTCTACAAATTGTTCACACCAATTGGTTGTGATTGCATAGATGGATGCTTGGATTCAAACAAATGTTTTTGTGCCATGAGAAATGGAGGGGAAATATCATATGATAGCAAAGGACGTATTGTTAAAAAGAAGTCCCTTGTTTATGAGTGTGGTCCTTCATGTAAGTGCTCTTCCTCTTGCATGAATAGAGTGAGCCAACTTGATGGCCGTTTCAAACTAGAGATTTTCAAGACTGAATTGAAGGGATGGGGTGTTAGAACACTATCTTATATTCCTTCAGGAAGTTTTATATGCGAGTACATTGGAGAAATCCTTCATGATGAGGAAGCCAAACGAAGAATCAATAGAGATAACTATCAAAACGGAATCCCTTGGCGTTCACAATCAATTTCAGTTGATGGGGACTACATTATCGACGCAACACAATCTGGGAATGTGGGAAGATTTATCAATCATAGTAGTTCTCCTAACCTTTTTGCTCAAAACGTCCTGTACGATCATGATGACAAGAGATTTCCACACATAATGCTCTTTGCTTCAAAGGACATACCTGCTTCTCGAGAATTAACTTATGATCATCACAAGGAGAGGAAGACATGTGAAAGGATAAATTGA
- the LOC115981080 gene encoding histone-lysine N-methyltransferase, H3 lysine-9 specific SUVH5-like, translated as MATATKQREFGLPSNSKRKIDAVQKLSRVSTASTVKTLGIAAHSKKINFSQSSHTFPGKYPPRILRDMPTTCDFSPGCGKPVPTSSKIGVFNGKSSEESKQLISDDNYGRHAKKIRIDRNKEQKDVWNPEQSGCSGDSKANKSREQVVETKKLFRNLFSKKQREQIAKEGKKNSATGIKLAKSLEKEGKWVNRSKQIGPVPGVEVGDLFYSAAEMNVVGLHHQFQSGIDYLKGLDGKLFATSILVSCRYDNDMKSTDSFTYTGQGGNPLVGRVEPKDQKFTCGNLALKNSLEAGKPVRVIWGFKSSESLYVYYGLYLVKGNKKIPTLVVNADICVNDISQGKEKIPIRVVNAKDDERPPFFHYIANVTYPKFYKIFTPIGCDCTDGCLDSNKCFCAMRNGGEISYDSKGRIVKKKSLVYECGPSCKCSSSCMNRVSQLDGRFKLEIFKTELKGWGVRTLSYIPSGSFICEYIGEILHDEGAKRGINKDNYQKGSFQEEGSPIPWRSQSISVDRDYIIDATQSGNVGRFINHSSSPNVFAQNVWYDHDDKRFPHIMLFASKDIPPPQELTYDHYKKRKTCEKEKLLEIVEP; from the exons ATGGCTACGGCTACAAAACAACGAGAGTTTGGACTTCCCTCCAACTCGAAGCGCAAAATTGATGCTGTTCAAAAGCTGTCAAGAGTGTCAACAGCGTCGACTGTAAAGACACTTGGAATTGCTGCCCACTCAAAGAAGATTAATTTTTCTCAGTCGTCCCACACTTTCCCAGGAAAGTATCCACCAAGAATTTTGAGAGACATGCCTACTACGTGTGATTTTAGTCCAGGTTGTGGAAAGCCAGTTCCTACTTCTTCTAAAATTGGTGTTTTCAATGGGAAGTCTAGTGAAGAAAGCAAACAATTAATATCTGATGATAATTATGGTCGACATGCTAAAAAAATCAGAATCGACCGGAATAAGGAACAAAAGGATGTTTGGAATCCTGAACAGAGTGGTTGCTCTGGGGATTCCAAAGCTAACAAAAGTCGCGAACAAGTGGTGGAGACTAAGAAGCTGTTTAGAAACTTATTCTCTAAGAAACAGAGAGAACAGATAGCGaaggaaggaaagaaaaacagTGCAACCGGGATAAAATTAGCAAAGAGTCTTGAGAAGGAAGGCAAATGGGTTAACAGGAGCAAACAAATAGGACCTGTTCCCGGAGTTGAAGTTGGTGACTTGTTTTATTCTGCTGCTGAAATGAATGTCGTTGGCCTTCATCATCAGTTTCAAAGTGGTATCGATTACTTGAAGGGTTTGGATGGAAAATTATTCGCCACAAGCATTCTTGTTTCCTGTCGTTATGACAATGACATGAAATCCACTGATTCCTTCACTTATACAGGTCAAGGTGGAAATCCATTGGTTGGACGTGTGGAACCAAAAGATCAGAAATTTACATGTGGAAATCTTGCTTTGAAGAATAGTTTAGAAGCTGGAAAACCTGTAAGGGTAATCTGGGGGTTCAAGTCTTCAGAATCTTTATACGTCTACTATGGCTTGTACCTTGTGAAGG GAAACAAGAAGATTCCCACTCTTGTAGTGAATGCAGATATTTGTGTGAATGATATTTCACAAGGAAAAGAGAAGATTCCCATTCGTGTAGTGAATGCAAAAGATGATGAGAGACCTCCATTTTTCCATTACATAGCCAATGTAACTTATCCAAAgttctacaaaattttcacacCAATTGGTTGTGATTGCACAGATGGATGCTTGGATTCGAATAAATGTTTTTGTGCCATGAGAAATGGAGGGGAAATATCATATGATAGCAAAGGACGTATTGTAAAAAAGAAGTCCCTTGTTTATGAGTGTGGCCCTTCATGTAAGTGCTCTTCCTCTTGCATGAATAGAGTGAGCCAGCTTGATGGCCGTTTCAAACTAGAGATTTTCAAGACTGAATTGAAGGGATGGGGTGTTAGAACATTATCTTATATTCCTTCAGGAAGTTTTATATGCGAGTACATTGGAGAAATCCTTCATGATGAGGGAGCCAAACGAGGAATCAATAAAGATAACTATCAAAAAGGTAGTTTTCAAGAAGAAGGTTCGCCAATCCCTTGGCGTTCACAATCAATTTCAGTTGATAGGGACTACATTATCGACGCAACACAATCTGGAAATGTGGGAAGATTTATCAATCATAGTAGTTCTCCTAATGTTTTTGCTCAAAACGTCTGGTACGATCATGATGACAAGAGATTTCCACACATAATGCTCTTTGCTTCAAAGGACATACCTCCTCCTCAAGAATTAACTTACGATCACTACAAGAAGAGGAAGACTTGTGAAAAGGAAAAGCTATTAGAAATCGTTGAGCCGTAA